The window AGCACAGATAAAATTGCTGCTGCTTTTTTTTCCCCGCCGGCAACAGCAATCACAGTTGATATATTCCTTAGGTCTCGCAGCCGGATTCCCAGGCTGTGAATGTTTTTAACTATGCTGCCGTCAGCAGCAAAATAATGTCCGAAAGCTTCTCCCACAGCCCCCTGGCTGATTAATTCCTCTGTTTCCTCGGGAGAATCGCCTCGGCTTTCTGAAAGCTCCCGGGCATTGCCAATACCATGTACCAGGATATCGGCACTCTTAATTTCGGCAACCAGTTCCTTTATATGCTGATCAGTTACCAACAGCCGAATGGCTTCTTCCTTTAAGTTATCCGGTACATGCAGCAACCGGTATGTGCCCCGTAACTTTTTGGCAATGATGGCGGCTATTGTATTGGCCTGAACTTCCACATCCTCTCCGAGGCCGCCCCGCGCAGGTACTACAGTAATCTCGTGAGGGGCATTACCCACCGGCATGGTAGCCGCAACTTCCCTTAAAGTAGTACCTCCGGTAACGGCCATGACAGCTCCGGGAAAAAGGATCTCTCGGATAAACCTGGCCGCTGCCCGTCCCATTTCCTTTTTTACTGTGCCATCCTTATCGCTGTTCCCGGGAACGATGATAACCTTTTTTAAACCAAGGGATTGGGCGATGAATTCTTCTGTTTCCACTAAGCCGTGCAGGTTTTTTATAAATTCGGCCAGTTGGACCAGCAGGCGTTCGCCTTCTGCGGTTACTTTCATACCTGTACTGTCACTTTCCAACAATCCCTGGTTTTTCAAAAACTCCGTTTCACTTCGCACCTGTCTTTCCCCCAGCTTCAAATGATGAGCCAGAAAACGCCTGCCAACAGGCTGCGTCAGTGAAATGGTTCGAATAATAGTATATCGTCTTTCAAGCAGTTCTATCAGTTCGGGAGCAATCTTCTGCTGGAGTGCGATGATATCCTTCATGTAATTTCCCCTTTTATTCACTGAGGGTGGTCATTTTTTGTCCCACGGCCTACAATGGCGTCCCGCGCCAGGCAAAAGAAATGGAGATTTTTGCCGCACCTGAAGAGATTTATTCTCCAAAGCAACCGAAAATTCCTGTTTTGTGAAAATAATCATTTATAAATTTTGTCGGATTTTGTTCTCTTTTATTCATATCTCTTACGGACTGACGCCTGGGGAATTCCCAGCTCATCCCTGTATTTGGCCACTGTCCGGCGGGAAATTTTGATACCTTGCAAATTCAAGCGGTCGCAAATCTTTTGGTCACTTAAGGGATTTGCCTCATCTTCATGGGCAATCATCTCCGTAATCTGTTTTTTTATACTTTCTGCAGAGACCATGCCACCGGTACTGTTTTCAACACCATGCGCAAAAAAGAATTTCAATTCAACCAAACCCTGGGGAGTTTGCGCAAATTTGTTGGCTGTGGCCCTGCTTACGGTAGATTCATGCACCCCTACCCGCTCGGCAACCTGCTTCAAAGTTAAAGGTTTCAGCCGCCTGACGCCGTAATCCAGGAAATCCTTCTGCAACTCCACCAGACACCTGGCAATTTTGTAAAGAGTAAGCCTTCTCTGTTCTATACTCCTGATTAACCAGGCTGCCGAATTAAGTTTTTCCTCAATAAATTTTCTGGCTGCTTCCCCTGTTTCATTTTTTAGAATATCGCGGTAAGAGCCGTTTATAACCAACCTGGGAACAGCAGTATCATTGATAATGACTACGTATTCCCCGTCAACCCGCTCAATTATTAGATCGGGAACAATGTAACGCACATCATTGGTGCCGGAAAATCGGCGTCCCGGTTTGGGGTCAAGGGTTTTAATAATATCAAAGGCCTTTTGAATATCCTGTACACTTACATTCATTTCCTGGGCAATTTTTGCCAGTTTGCCCCTGGCCAGTTCCGGAAGATACTGTTCGATGACCTGGCTGAGTACGGGATTGAGCAATTTCAGGTTTTCCGCCTGGATCAGCAGGCACTCAGACAGGTTCCTGGCTCCCACCCCATAAGGCTCAAAGCTTTGTATGATACGTAATGCCTTTTCAACTTCACCGCAGGAAAGGCCAAACTTAAAGGCCGCCTCTTCCAGCCCGACCTGCAAATAACCTGCTTCATCAATGTTACCGATCAGGTACTCACATATTTTTCTCTGCAAATCTGTAAGTTCAGTCAGACAGAGCTGAAAGTTTAGGTGTTCCTGTAGTGTAGGAGCTTTACTTAATATATGTTCATAATAAAATTCTTCCTTTTCTTCCCGACCGGTGGTCGGTAAGCCAAGGTCACTTGTATCGGCAAAATATTCCTGCCAGTCAATATCATATTTATCCTCAGCGGCAGGTTCCTCCAGCACATTCTCCTCTTCTTTTATGTCCAAAACAGGATTCTCGGCCAATTCCTGTTGAATATATTCAGCCAGCTCCGTGGCGGAATACTGGAGGATTTTGATAGCTAACCGCAATTCGGGAGTCATCATTAACTTTTGGGTTTGTTCCTGAAAAATCCCATATCCTATACGCATTCCGCTGCACTCCCCGTCTGACAATCGTTATACCTTACCCTTAATCAACAGCCTTTTTGGCATTTTTATTTAGCTTCAAATAGTTTTGGCTATTCCCCACCTTTGTTGCCGTTTATTCGTATCCGTTAAAGATTAAAACTTTGTTTTATTTTATATTTTTTATATTTTCTGTTTTTTTCACAGAATTCCTACTTTTAAAAATTATCCAATTCAAACTTTTGCAGGTCCCTTGCCGCTATAGTCAGGACACCCGATTCAGTTGTAACATATTGAGCAATCTTATCCCGCAAATCCACCGGATGTACACAGGAGTAGCCAAAATGGGTTATGATGCACATGCGAACCGAAGAGTTCTTTAGTAAGTGCGCTAAGCCAATCGCTGTTAAATGTCTATGCATTAACGCATTGTGTGATGTCACATTAGCAATTAATACATCTACTTCCGCAAATACCTTTTTTAAATCTTCCCTGTAATCCTCTACCTCTAAAAGGTCCATTACCGGCCCCCAGCGACCGTATTCTTTGATACCCTCAGGTGTAACGAATGAAGTAATATAATTCGTATCACTCGTATATCCAATTCGCAGCCCACCGGCATCCAAAACAAACCCGTAATTTTCTCCCCCATGGTGTACGGGGATAGGAGTAAGTATTAATTCATTTATGTTAACTTTTTCGTAAGCCCTGAGAATTTGCACCTGCGGACCGCCTTTATAGTAATCCTTGTCACCCAAACCCTGGTGAAAACGGGAAATAAGCCCCTCTGCCAAAACTTTCTGCGGCACCAACAGCAGTCCTCTTTCCCGGGACATGGCCCAACACATACCCTCGATGAGAGATTCCACCCCGGCGTAATGGTCAGTATGACCATGAGAAATGTATATGGCATCCAGGTAACCGGGGTCTACGCCTGCTTCCGCTGCTTTACTGGGCGCCCCCGGACCGGGGTCCACATAAATTAAAGACTTGCCCAGTCCCAAAACAAAACCTGCCGTAGCGGGGCATTGACCGATAGTTGCCTCCGGATTGCCTCCGGTTCCCATAAACCAGATAAACTTACCCCAATCCGCGGCAGGCTGTTCTGACCTGTGTTTCCACCTGGTCCTGGCCTGCATCATGGCATCCAAAGTTAAATTTCTTAATTCCCGGTCAAGCAAACTGATCATGCCTTTCCTTCCCCAGCCTTTAAAAATTTACTTTCTTGCCGGCTTTTAAATCCTCGGCGATACGCTGCAATCGACGAAAACGATGATTTACCCCCGACTTTGAAACCTTGGGGTCCAGCATTTCTCCCAGTTCTTTTAAGCTGCTATCCGGGTACTTCAGCCGTAGTTCGGCTATTTGCTTCAGGTTGGGGGGCAAGTTACCAAGACCCAGGTATTCATCAATCACTTTTATGTTTTCCAATTGGTGTAACGCCGCATCAACAGTCTTGTTCAGGTTGGCTGTCTCGCAGTTAACCAGCCGGTTTACCTGGTTGCGCATATCCTTATAAATACGCACGTTTTCGAAATTCAACAAAGCCGAATGGGCCCCCATTAAATTGAGCAGTTTAACAATTTCGTCACTGCCCTTGAGGTAAATGACAAACCAGTTTTTGCGCCGGCTCACCTTGGCCGGCAAATGATAGCTGTGCAAAACCGCACAGACAAAGTCGCAAAAATCGGCATCGCTGATCAATATCTCCAGGTGATAAGTTCCTTCGGGATTGTTAACGGAACCACCGCCCAGAAATACTCCCCGTAAAAAGGCCCGCCGGCAGCAATCCTTGGTCAGAAGTGATGCTTTAACTTTATCGGCAAAGTGCCCCTGGCTGTCGATAATACCAATTTCCCGGAGCACCTCCCTGGCCCCCTGCTGGGACAATACCCGCACCGTATAAACATTATTCTTTTTCAGGCGCTGCTTTTTGCGCACCAGTATCTCCGTCTGCACACCAAATACCGATTTCAGGTAGGCAAAAACCTTCCTGGCCACCGCGGCATTTTCCGATAGGATATGCAGGGACATTTTATGGTTGCCGCTTATTTGGATTAACCCGTCAAGTTTTATAATAGCGGCAAGTTCCGCCAACTGGCAGCACCTTTTCACAGCCTTTATGCGGGCCAGTTCGTTTTTGGTAGTGGTAGAAAAGGACATATGCCGCACTCCCTTGGGACATTCTGCCTTTATTATAACATAATTTCTTTCGATGCTAAACCTACACATCAATAAAGGCCAAATGTATGTATATACACCTGGCCTTTGTTCACCGTCTATAAAGCTGGCCGGTTAGGGGTTCTTTGCCCCGATGGAGCCAGCCTGTTAATCATTTCTGATATCTCATCCAAAAATTCCGTAATCGGCTTGCCCTGTCTGACCCCGGCAGAAATTTCCCTGATTCTGGCTAACATGTCCGGGTCGGCCGTAACATAGGCTTTCACAATCCGGCGATCAGCCTCAACTACCCGGGTGACTTTCGCTTTAATGGTATCGGTCCCTTTTTCCTGTTTGGCCCCCTGAATATTCAACCCTACTAGGGCGA of the Thermincola ferriacetica genome contains:
- a CDS encoding sugar-binding transcriptional regulator, producing MKDIIALQQKIAPELIELLERRYTIIRTISLTQPVGRRFLAHHLKLGERQVRSETEFLKNQGLLESDSTGMKVTAEGERLLVQLAEFIKNLHGLVETEEFIAQSLGLKKVIIVPGNSDKDGTVKKEMGRAAARFIREILFPGAVMAVTGGTTLREVAATMPVGNAPHEITVVPARGGLGEDVEVQANTIAAIIAKKLRGTYRLLHVPDNLKEEAIRLLVTDQHIKELVAEIKSADILVHGIGNARELSESRGDSPEETEELISQGAVGEAFGHYFAADGSIVKNIHSLGIRLRDLRNISTVIAVAGGEKKAAAILSVLKNNHEDVLITDQGAANKITALIRG
- a CDS encoding MBL fold metallo-hydrolase produces the protein MISLLDRELRNLTLDAMMQARTRWKHRSEQPAADWGKFIWFMGTGGNPEATIGQCPATAGFVLGLGKSLIYVDPGPGAPSKAAEAGVDPGYLDAIYISHGHTDHYAGVESLIEGMCWAMSRERGLLLVPQKVLAEGLISRFHQGLGDKDYYKGGPQVQILRAYEKVNINELILTPIPVHHGGENYGFVLDAGGLRIGYTSDTNYITSFVTPEGIKEYGRWGPVMDLLEVEDYREDLKKVFAEVDVLIANVTSHNALMHRHLTAIGLAHLLKNSSVRMCIITHFGYSCVHPVDLRDKIAQYVTTESGVLTIAARDLQKFELDNF
- the rpoN gene encoding RNA polymerase factor sigma-54 codes for the protein MRIGYGIFQEQTQKLMMTPELRLAIKILQYSATELAEYIQQELAENPVLDIKEEENVLEEPAAEDKYDIDWQEYFADTSDLGLPTTGREEKEEFYYEHILSKAPTLQEHLNFQLCLTELTDLQRKICEYLIGNIDEAGYLQVGLEEAAFKFGLSCGEVEKALRIIQSFEPYGVGARNLSECLLIQAENLKLLNPVLSQVIEQYLPELARGKLAKIAQEMNVSVQDIQKAFDIIKTLDPKPGRRFSGTNDVRYIVPDLIIERVDGEYVVIINDTAVPRLVINGSYRDILKNETGEAARKFIEEKLNSAAWLIRSIEQRRLTLYKIARCLVELQKDFLDYGVRRLKPLTLKQVAERVGVHESTVSRATANKFAQTPQGLVELKFFFAHGVENSTGGMVSAESIKKQITEMIAHEDEANPLSDQKICDRLNLQGIKISRRTVAKYRDELGIPQASVRKRYE
- a CDS encoding YhcN/YlaJ family sporulation lipoprotein, with translation MQDTRKKIIAFVLSGILAFSVLGGCTAQRKPLPPDANRAPSPTPAPGPTAPRTPEETRDAVNDLETKADTVPGVKKAYVVVVGNVALVGLNIQGAKQEKGTDTIKAKVTRVVEADRRIVKAYVTADPDMLARIREISAGVRQGKPITEFLDEISEMINRLAPSGQRTPNRPAL
- the whiA gene encoding DNA-binding protein WhiA encodes the protein MSFSTTTKNELARIKAVKRCCQLAELAAIIKLDGLIQISGNHKMSLHILSENAAVARKVFAYLKSVFGVQTEILVRKKQRLKKNNVYTVRVLSQQGAREVLREIGIIDSQGHFADKVKASLLTKDCCRRAFLRGVFLGGGSVNNPEGTYHLEILISDADFCDFVCAVLHSYHLPAKVSRRKNWFVIYLKGSDEIVKLLNLMGAHSALLNFENVRIYKDMRNQVNRLVNCETANLNKTVDAALHQLENIKVIDEYLGLGNLPPNLKQIAELRLKYPDSSLKELGEMLDPKVSKSGVNHRFRRLQRIAEDLKAGKKVNF